In Stenotrophomonas sp. 610A2, one DNA window encodes the following:
- a CDS encoding sensor histidine kinase produces the protein MNEDRSAKADALAGELRRQNSGHLTVFLGAAPGVGKTYAMLSRARELHRQGIDLVVGIVETHGRSETAALVEGLELIPRKRIEYQGRKLQELDVDAILERRPQVALIDELAHRNVPGSRHERRWQDVIDLLDAGIDVYTTVNIQHLESLNDVVHRITGIRVSETVPDALFDRLRDIRLVDLPARELIERLNQGKVYLPEQATQALQAFFSPSNLAALRELAMQTAADHLEEDLRESQIARGLPGIALRNRVLIAIDGMGASEYMVRAGRRIAQRRDAPWTVVTVQSGKPMDATRQAELDRAFALARSLGADAEVVHGSHVADALLDHAERCGASTIIVGRTRERPVARMINRTLTQQLLQRGAHYELVIISSPEVRARARRRLRVPDRSLLRHDLTAAVLATLGAIIASWMAQRWLGIDDMSMVFIVAVILVATRTSMLGVVGTAALCFFSYNFFFIEPTFTFSISANRGVATVVIFLVAALVCGSLATRLRAQIMALRAVNAQATMMERLGRGLSSAADLGQVLHVGRIAMERSLGVSVWMQSGDRIEQSPGTVLQGTDRAAADWSLGHRQQAGRFTDTLAASQWWFVPLVANRTVVGVMGLRWGESNARLAPEQRRLAEAMIDDVTQAIMRTRLVADLEGARVSNETERLRSALLSSVSHDLRSPLASMIGSASSLVSYPDALSAEDKANLLDTILEEGDRLDRYIQNLLDMTRLGHDGLTLNRDWVGVDELIGSASGRLRRYQPGVKLDVTIAADVPPIWVHPALVEQGLFNILENAAKFSPLGASVDVHARLVGNDLQLDVRDRGPGIPEDERKRIFDMFYSVERGDRNRKGTGLGLTIAQGMIGAHGGSVEAFSGPDGVGTVIRITLPMLQPSVS, from the coding sequence ATGAACGAAGACCGCAGCGCCAAAGCTGATGCCCTGGCGGGAGAACTACGCCGCCAGAACAGCGGTCATCTCACCGTATTCCTCGGCGCTGCGCCGGGCGTAGGCAAGACCTACGCCATGCTCTCCCGCGCGCGCGAGCTGCATCGCCAGGGCATTGACCTGGTGGTTGGCATCGTCGAAACCCATGGCCGCTCAGAGACCGCTGCGCTGGTGGAAGGCCTCGAACTCATCCCGCGCAAGCGGATTGAATACCAAGGGCGCAAACTGCAGGAACTGGATGTCGACGCCATCCTGGAACGGCGCCCGCAGGTTGCCCTGATCGACGAACTGGCGCACCGCAACGTGCCCGGCAGCCGCCACGAGCGGCGCTGGCAGGATGTCATCGACCTACTTGACGCTGGCATCGATGTATACACCACCGTCAACATCCAGCATCTTGAAAGCTTGAATGACGTAGTGCATCGCATCACCGGCATCCGGGTCAGCGAGACCGTCCCGGATGCGCTGTTCGACCGCTTGCGCGACATCCGTCTTGTCGACCTGCCCGCACGCGAGCTCATCGAACGCCTGAACCAGGGCAAGGTCTATCTGCCAGAACAGGCCACGCAAGCGCTGCAGGCCTTCTTCTCGCCGTCCAACCTCGCCGCACTGCGCGAACTGGCGATGCAGACAGCGGCAGACCATCTTGAGGAGGATCTGCGCGAGTCGCAGATCGCGCGCGGCCTGCCCGGCATCGCGCTGCGCAACCGGGTGCTGATCGCCATTGATGGGATGGGTGCCTCAGAGTATATGGTGCGTGCCGGCCGCCGCATTGCACAGCGCCGCGATGCGCCATGGACCGTAGTGACCGTCCAGTCCGGCAAACCGATGGATGCAACGCGCCAAGCAGAGCTTGACCGCGCATTCGCGCTCGCCCGCAGCCTGGGCGCGGACGCTGAAGTCGTGCATGGCTCCCACGTCGCCGATGCGCTACTTGACCACGCCGAGCGCTGCGGCGCGTCCACCATCATTGTCGGCCGCACGCGCGAGCGTCCAGTGGCGCGGATGATCAACCGCACGCTCACGCAGCAACTTCTGCAGAGGGGGGCGCATTACGAGCTGGTCATCATCAGCTCGCCCGAAGTTCGAGCCCGCGCCCGCCGGCGCCTGCGCGTTCCGGATCGCTCGTTGCTGCGGCATGACCTGACCGCAGCGGTGCTTGCCACACTTGGTGCGATCATCGCCTCCTGGATGGCGCAGCGCTGGCTGGGCATTGATGACATGTCCATGGTGTTCATCGTTGCTGTGATCCTGGTGGCCACCCGCACCAGTATGCTCGGTGTCGTTGGCACAGCGGCGTTGTGCTTCTTCAGCTACAACTTCTTCTTCATCGAACCCACCTTCACCTTCAGCATCAGCGCCAACCGCGGCGTGGCAACAGTGGTCATTTTCCTGGTGGCAGCACTCGTCTGCGGCAGTCTGGCAACGCGTCTGCGCGCACAGATAATGGCGCTGCGCGCTGTCAACGCCCAAGCAACAATGATGGAGCGTCTGGGCCGCGGGCTGAGCAGTGCCGCAGACCTGGGTCAGGTGCTCCACGTGGGACGCATCGCGATGGAACGCAGCCTGGGCGTCTCGGTCTGGATGCAGTCCGGTGATCGCATCGAGCAATCCCCCGGCACCGTGCTGCAGGGCACCGACCGCGCCGCCGCCGATTGGTCGCTGGGTCATCGCCAGCAGGCAGGCCGCTTTACCGACACGCTTGCTGCGTCGCAATGGTGGTTCGTTCCCCTGGTCGCCAACCGCACTGTGGTCGGCGTGATGGGCCTGCGCTGGGGTGAGAGCAATGCCCGGCTGGCACCGGAACAACGGCGCCTTGCCGAGGCCATGATCGACGACGTGACTCAGGCCATCATGCGCACACGCCTGGTCGCCGATCTGGAAGGGGCCAGGGTCAGCAACGAAACCGAGCGCCTGCGCTCTGCGCTGCTGTCATCGGTTTCACATGATCTGCGCTCCCCGTTGGCGTCCATGATCGGCTCTGCCAGCAGCCTGGTCAGCTACCCAGATGCGCTCTCGGCCGAGGACAAGGCCAACCTGCTCGACACGATCCTGGAGGAGGGCGATCGCTTGGATCGCTACATCCAGAATCTGCTGGACATGACCCGGCTGGGTCACGACGGGTTGACCCTCAACCGCGACTGGGTAGGCGTGGACGAACTGATCGGCTCGGCATCCGGTCGCCTGCGCAGGTACCAACCGGGGGTGAAGCTGGACGTTACCATTGCAGCCGACGTGCCACCGATATGGGTGCACCCTGCACTGGTGGAGCAGGGGCTGTTCAACATCTTGGAAAATGCGGCGAAGTTCTCGCCACTTGGCGCATCCGTGGATGTCCATGCGCGACTGGTCGGAAATGACCTGCAGCTCGACGTGCGCGACCGTGGCCCCGGCATTCCCGAGGATGAGCGCAAGCGCATCTTCGACATGTTCTACAGCGTTGAGCGTGGTGACCGGAATCGGAAGGGTACCGGTCTTGGCCTGACGATCGCCCAAGGAATGATTGGTGCACACGGAGGTTCCGTCGAAGCCTTCTCCGGGCCTGATGGCGTAGGCACCGTCATCCGCATCACCCTGCCGATGCTTCAACCGAGCGTATCTTGA
- a CDS encoding NAD-dependent succinate-semialdehyde dehydrogenase, with product MSFSTVNPYNGETVRTFPIADAAAIDAAIESAHAAFLSWRTTTQAERAAVLQRAADLLRRDSRRFAEILTLEMGKLIGEAEAEVELSANILEYYVKFGAQDLAPRVLQAKGFTDGDVQLIKEPLGVLFAIEPWNFPFYQVIRITAPQTTAGNAVLLKHASNVPQSALAMEQLFRDAGAPQGLLTNLFVSHDDVETVIADPRIRGVALTGSERAGSAVAALAGKHLKKSTLELGGADAFIVLSDADVEKAAKWAVFGRHWNAGQVCVSSKRIIVEDAIYDSFLAHYRAGVAELVAGDPLDPKTTLAPLSSTGARDGLAKQVDTAIANGATAETVGKPVPEKGAFYQPTILTNITPDNPAYHTEFFGPVSHIYRVADEGAAIKLANDSPYGLGGSVFSEDIARAKRVAGQLETGMVYINQPTGVKADIPFGGVKNSGYGHELIDLGLTEFVNEKLVVVSDIDGSF from the coding sequence ATGAGCTTTTCAACCGTAAACCCCTATAACGGCGAAACCGTCAGAACCTTTCCCATCGCTGATGCTGCTGCGATTGACGCAGCCATAGAGAGCGCCCATGCAGCATTCCTGTCCTGGCGGACGACCACCCAGGCAGAGCGAGCCGCTGTTCTGCAGCGTGCCGCCGACCTACTACGCAGGGATTCACGCCGCTTCGCGGAGATACTTACCCTGGAAATGGGCAAGCTGATCGGCGAAGCCGAGGCGGAGGTCGAGCTGTCGGCTAACATCTTGGAGTACTACGTGAAGTTTGGTGCTCAGGACTTGGCACCGCGCGTACTGCAGGCCAAAGGTTTCACCGACGGCGATGTGCAGCTGATCAAAGAGCCGCTCGGTGTGTTGTTCGCCATCGAACCTTGGAATTTCCCGTTCTATCAAGTCATCCGCATTACCGCGCCGCAGACCACAGCCGGCAATGCCGTTCTACTAAAGCACGCGTCAAACGTACCGCAATCGGCGCTCGCCATGGAGCAACTATTCCGTGATGCAGGCGCGCCGCAAGGCTTACTGACCAACCTCTTCGTGTCCCACGATGATGTAGAGACAGTAATTGCCGACCCGCGCATTCGCGGCGTGGCCCTCACTGGCAGCGAACGCGCTGGCTCCGCCGTCGCTGCACTGGCAGGTAAGCACCTTAAGAAGAGCACGCTGGAGCTAGGCGGCGCTGATGCTTTCATCGTGCTCTCCGACGCCGATGTCGAGAAAGCGGCGAAATGGGCAGTATTTGGACGTCACTGGAATGCCGGACAAGTCTGCGTCTCTTCCAAGCGGATCATTGTCGAGGACGCCATCTACGATAGCTTCCTGGCGCATTACCGAGCCGGCGTGGCCGAGCTTGTCGCCGGTGATCCCTTGGATCCTAAAACCACCCTCGCACCGCTCTCGTCAACCGGCGCACGTGATGGACTGGCCAAACAGGTCGATACCGCGATTGCCAATGGCGCGACGGCAGAGACCGTGGGTAAGCCGGTTCCAGAAAAGGGCGCCTTCTATCAGCCCACTATCCTCACCAACATCACGCCAGATAATCCGGCCTATCACACGGAATTCTTCGGCCCTGTCAGCCATATCTACCGCGTAGCGGATGAGGGTGCAGCCATCAAGCTGGCAAACGACTCACCATACGGGCTAGGCGGATCGGTCTTCAGCGAAGATATCGCCCGCGCCAAGCGAGTCGCTGGACAACTGGAGACTGGCATGGTCTACATCAATCAACCGACAGGCGTCAAAGCCGACATCCCCTTCGGCGGCGTTAAGAACTCCGGCTACGGCCATGAGCTAATCGACTTGGGTCTGACAGAGTTCGTTAACGAAAAGCTTGTCGTCGTCAGCGATATCGACGGCTCCTTCTGA
- a CDS encoding MobA/MobL family protein: protein MKIFHLQLKTGAKGKAVGHSDYIRREGRYRSREDLVDVGCGNLPSWAEGSARAFWAAADAHERMNGAAYREFIVALPNELVGSRSRELVQDLIHFLAGVKPYEYAVHSPEASLEGGMNMHLHLMVSDRMPDGIQRSAPQMFRRYNSYRPETGGCRKDACGRTSVQVSESLIETRQMVASIINEHLQRNGITERVDHRTLKEQGVGRSAERHLGAFRIRGMSENERSAYVDARQAMRGQRVL, encoded by the coding sequence ATGAAGATCTTTCATTTGCAGCTAAAGACTGGCGCCAAGGGAAAAGCCGTAGGGCATAGTGATTACATACGTCGCGAAGGACGGTATCGGTCACGGGAGGACTTGGTCGACGTAGGGTGCGGGAACCTACCTTCTTGGGCAGAGGGGAGTGCTCGAGCGTTCTGGGCCGCAGCGGATGCACATGAGCGCATGAATGGTGCCGCGTACAGGGAGTTCATCGTTGCGCTCCCAAACGAGCTTGTCGGCAGTAGGTCGAGAGAGTTGGTGCAGGATCTCATTCACTTCCTGGCAGGTGTGAAGCCCTACGAGTACGCGGTGCATTCACCCGAGGCGTCCCTCGAAGGAGGAATGAATATGCACCTGCATCTGATGGTGTCAGATCGCATGCCGGATGGGATCCAACGATCCGCCCCGCAGATGTTCCGGAGGTACAACTCCTATAGGCCTGAAACAGGCGGATGCAGGAAGGATGCGTGCGGCAGAACGAGCGTGCAGGTAAGTGAAAGCTTGATTGAAACTCGCCAAATGGTTGCGAGCATCATTAACGAACACTTGCAGCGCAATGGCATCACGGAGCGTGTTGATCACCGGACATTGAAGGAACAGGGTGTCGGACGCAGTGCGGAGCGTCATCTGGGGGCTTTCCGTATCCGAGGCATGTCGGAGAACGAGCGGTCGGCCTACGTGGATGCCCGGCAAGCCATGAGGGGGCAAAGGGTGCTTTGA
- a CDS encoding YfjI family protein — protein MNKRIPTFAFPVNEFYKSVALAIEETMETIQAPDSLVATSFLTGMSIACQSDVDVVLPYGATTPCALYLATVAESGERKTATDKLVMKPIYDYELSYANMYKAAMEQYEVDHGFWEIESKAINRLITSTIAKDGDTTELRQRFAVHKAAEPVKPACNRIIVQDATERGLINAVQGDSKSIAMLSDEGATLLKSGAFRNSATLNKLWDAPSLVMLDRADEVVQVTDPRLTLSFMIQEELFQDFLKMKNSTARASGFLARFVFCHPESTQGYRAAKELTDKEPVHGANVLAFHKRMTALLEARDHRHADGNYSKKVLRFSTDAKALWKDTYDIIEPELAKGGAYHSIRDAASKTMEIASRIAGIFHHFEGIEGDVIERATLQRAINVALFYQEEFIEKFGDHNDLPEDEKDARSLMEYMRTKYWIRCRDWAYRNDVRKSGPVRHQGRFAAALDLLMEDNAIRVVREGRYGRTGKLVIELNPAVFDRPGAL, from the coding sequence ATGAACAAGCGCATCCCCACCTTCGCGTTCCCGGTGAACGAGTTTTACAAGTCGGTTGCACTGGCCATTGAGGAAACCATGGAGACAATCCAGGCCCCGGATTCCCTGGTTGCCACATCGTTCCTGACCGGCATGTCGATCGCATGCCAGTCCGACGTCGATGTCGTGCTGCCTTATGGGGCAACAACGCCCTGTGCGCTGTATCTGGCGACTGTCGCGGAATCCGGCGAGCGCAAGACGGCTACGGACAAGCTGGTTATGAAGCCGATCTACGACTATGAATTGTCTTACGCCAATATGTACAAGGCCGCGATGGAGCAGTACGAAGTCGATCACGGCTTCTGGGAGATCGAGAGCAAGGCGATCAATCGCTTGATTACGAGCACCATCGCAAAGGATGGTGACACCACCGAGTTGCGTCAGCGCTTTGCTGTGCACAAGGCAGCCGAACCAGTGAAGCCGGCATGCAATCGCATCATCGTGCAGGACGCCACCGAGCGCGGCCTGATCAATGCGGTGCAGGGTGATAGCAAGTCCATCGCCATGCTCAGCGATGAGGGAGCAACGCTCCTGAAGAGCGGTGCATTCCGTAATTCGGCGACCCTGAACAAGCTGTGGGATGCCCCTTCGCTGGTTATGCTTGACCGCGCTGATGAGGTAGTCCAAGTCACCGACCCGCGCCTGACGCTCAGTTTCATGATCCAGGAGGAACTGTTCCAGGATTTTTTGAAGATGAAGAACAGTACGGCACGGGCATCCGGGTTTCTTGCTCGCTTCGTGTTCTGCCATCCCGAGTCAACCCAGGGTTACCGTGCTGCCAAGGAGCTGACCGACAAGGAGCCGGTGCACGGCGCTAACGTGCTGGCTTTCCACAAGCGTATGACCGCGCTCTTGGAAGCTCGCGACCACCGCCATGCCGATGGCAACTACAGCAAGAAGGTGCTGCGTTTCTCCACCGATGCCAAGGCACTGTGGAAGGACACCTACGACATCATCGAGCCGGAACTCGCCAAGGGCGGCGCTTACCACAGCATCCGTGATGCGGCCTCCAAGACCATGGAGATCGCCAGCCGTATCGCCGGCATCTTCCATCACTTTGAGGGTATCGAAGGTGACGTGATCGAGCGCGCGACGCTGCAGCGTGCGATCAACGTCGCGCTCTTCTACCAGGAGGAGTTCATTGAGAAGTTCGGCGACCACAATGATCTGCCGGAGGACGAGAAGGACGCCCGGTCCTTGATGGAGTACATGCGCACGAAGTACTGGATTCGTTGCCGCGACTGGGCATACCGCAATGACGTTCGTAAAAGCGGGCCTGTTCGCCATCAGGGGCGCTTCGCAGCCGCTCTGGACCTGCTGATGGAGGACAACGCTATTCGCGTGGTACGTGAAGGTCGTTACGGCCGCACTGGGAAGCTCGTGATTGAACTCAACCCGGCCGTCTTTGATCGCCCTGGCGCACTCTGA
- the kdpC gene encoding potassium-transporting ATPase subunit KdpC produces the protein MNNIIEHNPSNASSARNGVWRASIGLAIISLLGFGFVYSLAATNLGKLMFPAAANGSLIKRDGKVIGSSLVAQPFADDRYFQSRPSAASYDVMAVAGSNQARTNPDLRKRVDEARAAVAARDGVSPDAVPSDMVTQSGGGIDPHISPAAAKNQVNRVAKARGMQASEVEALLAEHTEGMRFGLYGAPHVNVLELNIALDSAVPAPSKN, from the coding sequence ATGAACAACATCATTGAACACAATCCGTCCAACGCATCCTCCGCACGTAATGGTGTCTGGCGGGCATCGATCGGCCTGGCGATCATCTCGCTGCTCGGGTTTGGTTTCGTCTACTCGCTGGCCGCGACCAACCTCGGCAAGCTGATGTTCCCTGCAGCCGCCAACGGCAGCCTGATCAAGCGCGACGGCAAGGTGATCGGCTCATCCTTGGTGGCACAGCCATTTGCTGATGATCGCTACTTCCAGTCTCGTCCGTCGGCAGCGTCCTACGACGTGATGGCCGTGGCCGGCAGCAACCAGGCGCGCACCAATCCGGACCTACGCAAGCGGGTAGACGAGGCCCGCGCGGCCGTCGCAGCACGCGACGGCGTTTCGCCCGACGCCGTGCCCAGCGATATGGTTACCCAGTCCGGCGGCGGCATCGATCCGCACATCTCGCCGGCGGCCGCGAAGAACCAGGTGAATCGCGTGGCCAAGGCACGCGGCATGCAGGCCAGCGAGGTTGAAGCGTTGCTTGCCGAGCACACCGAAGGCATGCGCTTTGGCCTGTATGGCGCTCCGCACGTAAATGTGCTGGAACTGAATATAGCGCTCGACAGCGCAGTACCGGCCCCGTCCAAGAACTGA
- a CDS encoding toxin-antitoxin system YwqK family antitoxin — MKSINYVAAMLAALLLGGCSKPILDWRNAELSNGKIYESGSNEPFDGRVTGVPHKQLEPLLGSLRTILQNLNTNQTTSMTGLLGNLDYVCDVEVEGGLVGGQYTCRYPQSQVVAYEGKRTDGGLDGETVFHTKTGSPGVILTMQNGRVEGPIKIYFAEKPGQLSYQATAVNNGLEGEAISYYLNGQVKVKANFKGSVPVGLWEAYWEENGAVSERGLYEGGKLVSQTHYLQDGTEYLTEPEMWALHRSISGSDDFALTPKQEVLLTEAEKRYNAVRLLTPAQREARYQAEQESIRADKIARGLDPDCWVCDGSDKRN; from the coding sequence ATGAAAAGTATCAACTACGTTGCAGCCATGCTTGCTGCGCTTCTTCTTGGTGGATGCAGCAAGCCAATCTTGGATTGGCGCAATGCAGAACTGAGTAACGGCAAGATCTACGAATCAGGCTCCAACGAGCCATTCGACGGACGGGTGACTGGCGTACCGCACAAGCAGCTCGAACCGCTCCTGGGCTCTCTGAGAACCATCCTTCAGAATCTGAACACCAATCAGACCACCAGCATGACGGGGCTGCTGGGCAACTTGGACTATGTCTGCGATGTGGAGGTGGAAGGAGGGTTGGTAGGTGGCCAGTACACCTGCCGCTATCCGCAGTCACAGGTCGTCGCCTACGAAGGCAAGCGGACCGACGGTGGTCTGGATGGGGAGACAGTGTTCCATACGAAGACGGGCAGTCCTGGCGTCATCCTGACGATGCAGAACGGGCGCGTGGAAGGGCCGATCAAGATCTACTTCGCCGAAAAGCCTGGGCAACTCTCCTACCAGGCGACGGCTGTGAACAACGGTCTGGAAGGAGAGGCGATCAGCTACTACCTCAACGGCCAGGTCAAGGTGAAGGCCAACTTCAAAGGCAGCGTGCCTGTAGGGCTGTGGGAGGCCTACTGGGAAGAGAACGGGGCAGTCTCAGAGCGGGGTCTGTACGAAGGCGGAAAGCTGGTCTCGCAGACTCACTATCTGCAAGACGGCACGGAATACCTGACGGAACCGGAAATGTGGGCGCTCCATCGCTCGATTTCGGGAAGTGATGATTTCGCTCTGACGCCCAAGCAGGAAGTTCTGCTTACGGAGGCGGAGAAGCGATACAACGCAGTACGCCTGCTGACGCCGGCCCAGCGCGAAGCGAGGTATCAGGCGGAGCAGGAGAGCATTCGGGCTGACAAGATCGCTCGCGGTCTGGATCCGGACTGCTGGGTCTGTGACGGATCAGACAAGAGGAACTGA
- a CDS encoding response regulator transcription factor, translated as MPAKSEANADVHVLVIDDEPHIRRFLQISLKAQGYTVLMAETGQGGLDIARSCAVDIIVLDIGLPDMDGHAVLAQLKEFSQAPIIMLTARSGESDKVAALDGGAHDYVTKPFGIHELMARVRVLLRSADRDAEAPFCFDDGSLRIDEQTHMVTFEGRQLVLSRKEYALLLLLARNAGRVVTQPVILTEIWGPSHNRDAHYIRILLARLRPKIGDTAAAPQYIKTLPGVGLQFNPAE; from the coding sequence ATGCCCGCAAAATCAGAAGCCAACGCTGACGTCCATGTGCTTGTCATCGACGATGAGCCGCATATCCGGAGATTCCTGCAGATCAGCCTGAAGGCGCAGGGCTACACGGTCCTGATGGCGGAGACGGGTCAGGGGGGCCTGGACATAGCACGTAGCTGCGCGGTAGACATCATCGTTCTGGACATCGGTCTTCCCGATATGGATGGGCACGCAGTACTTGCGCAACTGAAAGAGTTTTCGCAGGCGCCCATCATCATGCTCACGGCCCGGTCCGGGGAATCAGACAAGGTTGCGGCGCTTGATGGCGGCGCCCATGACTATGTCACCAAGCCTTTCGGCATCCACGAGCTGATGGCTCGCGTCAGGGTACTGCTGCGATCGGCAGACAGGGATGCGGAGGCCCCATTCTGCTTCGACGATGGCTCCCTTCGCATCGACGAACAAACCCATATGGTGACATTTGAGGGCAGGCAGCTGGTGCTCTCGCGCAAGGAGTACGCCTTGCTGCTTCTGCTTGCACGCAACGCGGGACGTGTGGTCACCCAGCCGGTGATACTGACCGAGATATGGGGCCCATCCCACAACCGCGACGCTCACTACATCCGCATCCTTCTGGCGCGACTTCGACCTAAGATCGGGGATACGGCTGCAGCTCCCCAGTACATCAAGACGCTGCCAGGTGTGGGGCTTCAGTTCAATCCAGCAGAGTGA
- a CDS encoding helix-turn-helix transcriptional regulator codes for MNCNTQLPLRIIPVRVAAARLNKGRSTLYTWIDEKSPYYKPDLPKLVRLGCSVGFIEHEIDDYIRGLMQVRGGVAEQ; via the coding sequence ATGAACTGCAACACACAACTCCCGCTACGGATCATCCCCGTACGCGTCGCTGCGGCCCGACTCAACAAGGGCCGCAGCACCCTCTACACCTGGATCGACGAGAAGTCGCCCTACTACAAACCCGACCTGCCCAAGCTCGTTCGCTTGGGCTGCAGTGTCGGCTTCATCGAACACGAAATCGATGACTACATCCGCGGCCTGATGCAGGTCCGAGGAGGTGTAGCAGAGCAGTAG
- a CDS encoding J domain-containing protein, translating into MSQEDYYEVLGVRPEAPLWEIELAYKGRRSQYHPDRYAAGDEASVAWATAKMQAVNKAYAVLKDPYQRERFDRSQASAGSPDPGPRTERAKAAEPPPLRSLREALQGLEFSNEPFERVFVAPHIPRKKLLGALDSYGERLRAQDVVVLIDDTVFGGAREGVLITGTQIRCKAKFEQAEIRLLGCLTEITAHGAHIRIHGEPFITLSIPGPDDLRRLFRAVSHYLQETN; encoded by the coding sequence ATGTCACAAGAGGACTACTACGAAGTCCTCGGGGTTCGCCCCGAGGCACCCCTCTGGGAAATAGAGCTGGCCTACAAGGGCCGGCGAAGCCAGTACCACCCTGACCGCTACGCCGCGGGAGACGAGGCGTCCGTGGCATGGGCGACCGCCAAGATGCAGGCCGTTAACAAGGCCTATGCGGTCCTCAAAGATCCATACCAGCGCGAACGCTTCGACCGTAGCCAAGCGTCCGCCGGGTCTCCTGATCCAGGCCCGCGGACGGAGCGAGCCAAGGCCGCAGAGCCTCCACCGCTCCGCTCACTCCGAGAAGCATTGCAAGGGCTCGAGTTCAGCAATGAGCCCTTCGAACGCGTGTTCGTGGCTCCGCACATCCCCAGGAAGAAGCTCCTGGGCGCTCTGGACAGCTACGGGGAGAGGCTGCGTGCCCAAGACGTTGTCGTGCTCATCGACGACACCGTGTTCGGCGGTGCCAGGGAGGGCGTACTGATCACCGGAACCCAGATTCGGTGCAAGGCCAAGTTCGAGCAGGCTGAGATCCGGCTACTGGGTTGCCTGACCGAGATCACCGCCCACGGTGCGCACATCCGGATCCATGGCGAACCCTTCATCACATTGAGCATTCCCGGCCCGGATGACCTGAGACGGCTGTTCAGAGCCGTCAGCCACTACTTGCAAGAAACCAACTGA